The following proteins are co-located in the Nilaparvata lugens isolate BPH chromosome 14, ASM1435652v1, whole genome shotgun sequence genome:
- the LOC120354131 gene encoding uncharacterized protein LOC120354131, with protein MRGRASLEEDTHDPPSRFTYGRYRQPSAMGGAAGGGASSTGGGASNFSHAHSVLGGGVSVGGGGASNFGHSHSPLSAHHHHHHMLRGDGGGEEEGIYESADPPSRHHRGGGDNTPDSESDDFIQAQQVLVQSASDLPLPDPPATTKVAPKAGHKMASEAGHKVAPEAGHKVAPDVGHKREYYPSPEDHSAESSPVDSDGHEDDEEEEEDDDEEEGELEAIVRQISRPSSAMEEVRRHSLPSSSQDTLESSSASPVTEQSALIRPKRYPEYKH; from the exons ATGCGTGGACGAGCCTCGCTCGAAGAGGACACACACGACCCGCCCTCCCGCTTCACGTACGGCCGCTACCGGCAGCCGTCAGCGATGGGTGGAGCGGCAGGGGGTGGAGCCTCGTCAACAGGAGGCGGAGCGTCGAACTTCAGCCACGCCCACTCGGTATTGGGAGGCGGGGTCTCGGTGGGAGGGGGCGGAGCCTCGAACTTTGGCCACTCCCACTCGCCGCTATCcgcccaccaccaccaccaccacatGTTGCGAGGCgatggaggaggagaggaggagggcATATATGAGAGTGCCGATCCACCGTCGAGGCATCACAGAGGAGGAGGCGATAATACGCCCGACAGCGAGAG TGATGACTTTATTCAAGCTCAACAAGTGCTAGTCCAGTCGGCTAGTGATCTGCCGCTGCCAGACCCGCCCGCCACCACAAAAGTGGCACCCAAAGCGGGTCACAAAATGGCGTCCGAGGCAGGACACAAAGTGGCGCCCGAAGCGGGACACAAAGTGGCGCCCGATGTGGGACACAAAAGAGAGTACTATCCATCGCCGGAGGACCACAGCGCAGAGTCGTCTCCGGTGGACTCCGACGGCCACGAAGacgatgaagaggaggaggaggacgatgacgaggaggagggggagctgGAGGCAATAGTGCGTCAGATTTCAAGGCCATCTTCTGCCATGGAGGAGGTTAGACGTCATTCTTTGCCGAGTTCTTCACAAGATACTCTCGAATCATCTAGTGCTTCACCTGTGACAGAACAGTCTGCACTCATCAGGCCTAAACGGTATCCAGAATACAAGCACTGA